Proteins found in one Brevibacillus brevis genomic segment:
- a CDS encoding GntR family transcriptional regulator, which translates to MTQSLVRLNPDFPIPIHVQIKEQLKLLVGLGHLQPGEMLPPAAQLADQLQVNRNTINAVYTQLRDEGLVHMQKGRGTSVADNSAITAFRMRQQSLYDHAKTIMTEAQQLPFSLDELMLASIAYGHLFLSRSKKEARWLLVECHEHDHPFYRRKIEEIIGQPIQAAYLENHSDVLSAIQDADQIVTTVNHAEEVKELAARYHKSVLIIGASAQTSTLLEIARLEVGRAVGFVCLGKKGGEWMARRVQEAGIEQIQHMTAGFVDERSLQQIIHDSDLLYASAAVYDQLLALAPDKTRLYPMLLEQSSEALLKEASNLLAP; encoded by the coding sequence ATGACTCAATCACTTGTGCGGCTAAATCCAGACTTTCCAATCCCGATTCATGTGCAAATCAAAGAACAATTGAAGCTTCTCGTTGGCCTCGGCCACCTTCAACCGGGCGAAATGCTCCCACCTGCTGCCCAATTAGCGGATCAGCTGCAAGTCAACCGCAACACCATCAATGCTGTATACACACAGCTACGGGATGAAGGTCTCGTCCATATGCAAAAGGGTCGCGGCACCTCTGTCGCCGACAATTCTGCGATTACTGCCTTTCGCATGCGGCAGCAATCGCTTTATGATCACGCCAAAACCATCATGACCGAAGCACAGCAGCTTCCGTTTTCGCTGGATGAGCTTATGCTTGCTTCCATTGCTTACGGGCACTTGTTTCTTTCCCGGTCCAAAAAAGAAGCCCGATGGCTCTTGGTAGAATGTCACGAGCATGACCATCCTTTTTATCGTAGGAAAATAGAAGAGATCATTGGTCAGCCCATTCAGGCTGCCTATCTTGAAAACCATTCAGATGTTCTCTCTGCTATACAAGATGCCGACCAAATCGTCACCACCGTCAATCATGCAGAGGAGGTAAAAGAATTAGCTGCTCGTTATCACAAATCAGTCCTCATCATTGGAGCAAGTGCCCAGACGAGCACGCTTCTGGAGATCGCTCGCCTGGAGGTAGGCCGTGCAGTTGGGTTTGTTTGTCTCGGAAAAAAAGGCGGGGAATGGATGGCGAGACGGGTACAAGAGGCAGGTATCGAACAGATTCAACACATGACCGCAGGATTCGTTGATGAACGCTCCTTGCAGCAGATTATCCACGATTCTGACTTGCTCTATGCCTCCGCTGCGGTATATGATCAGCTCCTCGCGTTAGCTCCAGACAAAACACGTCTCTATCCCATGCTGTTGGAGCAAAGCAGCGAGGCACTGCTAAAAGAAGCGAGCAACCTCCTAGCCCCCTAA
- a CDS encoding queuosine precursor transporter, with protein MFNFWIGVLFALVNFGLFLLCYRLFGRMGLYAWIGMATVLANIQVVKTIEMFGLVMTLGNTIYASIYLVSDLLNEKYGEREAKKAVWFGFFTLIAATIIMQLVLVFEPQETDIAQGSLETIFGLMPRVALGSLCAYFVSQFVDVKIYSWLKKKCPGPNQLWIRNNGSTLFSQLLDSVTFCTIAFLGEFPMDVWWQILLTTYLIKFVVSAASTPALYIARSMKVDES; from the coding sequence ATGTTTAATTTTTGGATCGGAGTGCTGTTTGCTCTGGTGAACTTCGGGCTGTTCCTGCTCTGCTACCGATTGTTCGGCAGAATGGGACTGTACGCGTGGATCGGGATGGCAACCGTGCTGGCCAACATCCAAGTGGTCAAAACGATCGAAATGTTCGGCTTGGTCATGACGCTCGGCAATACGATTTATGCTTCTATTTATTTGGTAAGCGATCTATTGAACGAGAAGTATGGGGAAAGAGAAGCGAAAAAAGCCGTATGGTTCGGCTTCTTTACCTTAATTGCGGCAACGATCATCATGCAACTCGTGCTGGTGTTTGAACCACAGGAAACAGATATTGCCCAAGGTTCCTTAGAGACGATTTTTGGCTTGATGCCAAGAGTTGCATTGGGTAGCTTGTGTGCGTATTTTGTCAGCCAGTTTGTCGACGTGAAAATCTATTCGTGGTTGAAGAAAAAATGTCCGGGCCCAAATCAGCTCTGGATTCGCAATAATGGAAGCACGCTCTTTAGTCAGTTGCTTGACTCGGTTACCTTTTGTACGATTGCCTTTTTGGGAGAATTCCCGATGGATGTTTGGTGGCAAATCCTGTTGACCACCTACCTGATCAAGTTTGTCGTATCGGCAGCTTCGACGCCGGCTCTTTATATCGCACGTAGTATGAAAGTGGACGAAAGCTAA
- a CDS encoding HPP family protein, whose product MSEGWSIKGFVAKMKGRSRTPLKISGSVALIGGLGGLVTIGVLGMLTEFTTAVWLMASFGASCVLAFVAWDSPLSQPRNIVGGHFFTSLVGVLLYQIGGSQLWVVAVSVGLAIVVMHVTKTTHPPAGANPIVIVMDGKGWEFLLSPVLIGAVVVVLIALFVNNMHKKRAYPVFWV is encoded by the coding sequence ATGAGTGAAGGATGGAGCATAAAGGGATTTGTAGCCAAAATGAAGGGGAGAAGCAGAACGCCTTTGAAAATATCTGGCTCGGTTGCTTTGATTGGGGGCCTTGGCGGATTAGTGACGATAGGGGTGTTGGGCATGCTGACGGAATTCACCACCGCTGTTTGGTTGATGGCTTCATTTGGAGCAAGCTGTGTGCTTGCTTTCGTGGCTTGGGATTCGCCGTTATCTCAGCCGCGCAATATCGTCGGGGGGCATTTTTTTACCAGCTTGGTTGGCGTGCTGCTTTATCAAATAGGCGGATCGCAGCTGTGGGTCGTAGCAGTTAGTGTCGGTCTTGCGATTGTCGTCATGCATGTCACGAAAACGACCCATCCTCCTGCGGGTGCCAATCCGATCGTCATTGTCATGGACGGCAAGGGGTGGGAGTTTTTATTGTCTCCGGTACTTATAGGTGCAGTAGTGGTTGTGCTGATTGCGCTATTCGTCAATAACATGCATAAGAAGCGTGCTTATCCTGTGTTTTGGGTATAG
- a CDS encoding Crp/Fnr family transcriptional regulator, with protein MSEQIVLAKKTVFQTPTDTRMGIFFIQKGLLRLSRLNEDGKSFTVGLLGPGAVFGEIGEMVLGSRAVYIEAMQKTTLTHWSATRMEKMLQACPPRLKEMMYQLSKRLGEQEERMEKLALESVRDRVLHLLVQLCQRFGKAEGPFWKLTVSLSHQEIANMVGATRETVSLALASLVDEGMVLVSRMSIAVHASRMVDKKRECK; from the coding sequence ATGAGTGAGCAAATCGTTCTAGCCAAGAAAACGGTGTTTCAGACACCGACGGACACTCGAATGGGCATTTTTTTCATTCAAAAGGGACTTCTGCGTCTCTCTCGGTTAAACGAGGATGGAAAATCCTTTACCGTGGGATTGCTGGGACCCGGAGCTGTTTTTGGCGAGATTGGGGAAATGGTGCTGGGGTCACGTGCTGTGTACATTGAAGCGATGCAAAAAACGACCCTTACTCATTGGAGTGCGACTCGGATGGAAAAAATGCTGCAAGCATGTCCACCACGCTTGAAAGAAATGATGTACCAGTTGTCAAAACGATTGGGCGAACAAGAGGAGCGGATGGAAAAGCTGGCCTTGGAATCGGTCAGGGATCGCGTGTTGCATCTGTTGGTTCAGTTATGTCAGCGGTTCGGAAAAGCAGAGGGGCCGTTTTGGAAATTGACCGTATCTCTCTCCCACCAGGAGATTGCCAACATGGTAGGGGCGACCAGAGAAACTGTTTCATTAGCATTAGCGAGTTTGGTCGATGAGGGAATGGTGTTGGTGTCCCGCATGTCGATTGCGGTACATGCCTCGAGAATGGTTGATAAAAAAAGAGAATGCAAGTAA
- a CDS encoding LysR family transcriptional regulator, with amino-acid sequence MDIRQLRYFIAIAEEGQITGAAKRLNMAQPPLSQQLKQMEEELGTLLVERSGKQMVLTEAGVTLYKQALNIVHQMEEALSEVKETGEGIRGTLSIGVSALSAYRLPEQIRVFQQKYPLITYKIWKGDTQLLNQWLERRTIEVAIVRLPHSLNNCTMIPLEEEDFVLIVPATSPYADRKEIEMREIAQLPLIMPSTPGLGIYDLIIKEFSRLGVEPHVICECPDISLIVSMVASSVGSSIVPISAWETHQSEQIRGIRLSGTSIYSSAAVVWQSGRHLSKAANRFIETFSS; translated from the coding sequence GTGGACATTCGGCAACTGCGTTATTTTATCGCCATAGCGGAAGAAGGTCAGATAACGGGAGCGGCTAAAAGGCTGAACATGGCCCAGCCGCCTTTGAGCCAGCAACTGAAACAAATGGAGGAGGAACTCGGAACCTTGCTTGTTGAGCGCTCAGGCAAACAAATGGTTCTGACAGAAGCAGGCGTCACTCTCTACAAACAGGCCCTCAATATCGTTCATCAAATGGAGGAAGCCCTTTCCGAGGTCAAAGAGACAGGCGAAGGCATTCGTGGGACGCTTTCCATCGGTGTCAGCGCACTGTCGGCCTATCGTCTGCCAGAACAAATTCGCGTGTTTCAGCAAAAATATCCGCTCATTACGTATAAAATTTGGAAAGGCGATACGCAGCTCCTCAATCAGTGGCTGGAGCGCAGAACCATAGAAGTCGCTATCGTACGTCTCCCCCACTCATTGAACAACTGCACCATGATTCCGTTGGAGGAAGAGGATTTTGTGCTCATTGTTCCTGCCACCTCCCCTTATGCCGATCGCAAAGAAATCGAAATGCGCGAGATCGCCCAGCTCCCGCTCATCATGCCGAGCACGCCAGGATTGGGCATCTACGACTTGATTATCAAGGAATTTTCCCGTCTAGGCGTGGAACCGCATGTCATCTGTGAGTGCCCGGACATCTCGCTCATCGTCAGCATGGTCGCCTCCTCTGTCGGTTCCTCCATCGTCCCCATCTCGGCATGGGAAACTCATCAGAGCGAACAAATTCGCGGGATTCGACTCTCCGGTACTTCTATTTATTCTTCCGCTGCTGTCGTTTGGCAGTCTGGACGCCATCTATCCAAAGCAGCGAATCGGTTTATCGAGACGTTTTCATCGTAA
- a CDS encoding NCS2 family permease, with translation MEKLFHLRAYDTTFQRELIAGFIGFVTIVYIVAVNASILNDAGIPMEAGILATVLTAFIGSLLMAFWANAPIILVPGMGINALFTFTLCKSMGLTWQEALAAVFVSGLIFSVIAFTKAAKILSSAIPASLKEAITVGIGLFLTFIGLQKGGLIVMNPSTFVALGDVSSPHVIVTLITLIVTLILFVRNVPGNFLIGIAVGTGLGFLFGIIEPGGGGSFSFADYGSVFAGLSFSAIWALPFWIATFSLAMVIVFENIGLIHGHTSMLGQPEKFGRSLQANALSAAISGILGTSPTVSTVETAAGIAAGGRTGLTALVTGTLFLLSLGLLPVIKMIPDGAIAPVLIIIGALMLQNVQNINLKDFSEGFPAFLIIAIIPLSYSIVDGIAFGFVAYPLLKLALGKRREVPALMYVIAGLFLLNLMLPIFA, from the coding sequence ATGGAAAAGCTATTTCACTTGCGCGCTTACGACACGACGTTTCAAAGGGAACTCATCGCCGGATTTATTGGCTTTGTCACCATTGTTTACATTGTTGCCGTAAACGCTTCGATTTTAAATGATGCTGGAATACCGATGGAAGCAGGCATTCTGGCGACTGTATTGACGGCATTTATCGGGTCACTTCTTATGGCCTTTTGGGCAAATGCACCTATTATTCTGGTTCCCGGCATGGGGATCAACGCCCTGTTTACGTTCACATTATGCAAATCGATGGGCCTCACTTGGCAAGAAGCATTGGCAGCTGTTTTTGTTTCGGGTCTGATCTTTAGTGTCATTGCCTTTACCAAGGCCGCGAAAATATTGTCCAGTGCGATACCCGCTTCGCTAAAAGAAGCGATTACCGTAGGGATCGGGCTGTTCTTGACCTTCATCGGTCTGCAAAAAGGCGGGCTGATCGTCATGAATCCGTCTACATTTGTCGCGCTGGGTGACGTGTCCAGCCCGCATGTGATCGTCACGCTGATAACTTTGATTGTTACGTTGATTTTGTTTGTTCGCAATGTACCGGGCAACTTCTTGATCGGTATTGCGGTTGGTACAGGACTTGGCTTTTTGTTCGGGATTATCGAGCCAGGAGGAGGAGGATCGTTTTCGTTCGCGGATTACGGAAGCGTATTTGCGGGTCTTTCCTTTTCAGCCATTTGGGCGTTGCCATTTTGGATCGCGACCTTCTCATTGGCGATGGTCATCGTCTTTGAAAATATCGGCTTGATTCATGGGCATACCTCGATGCTTGGGCAGCCGGAGAAGTTTGGCCGGTCGCTGCAAGCGAATGCATTGTCGGCTGCCATCTCTGGCATTCTGGGAACCAGTCCGACGGTTTCTACGGTAGAGACAGCAGCAGGAATCGCAGCGGGAGGACGGACGGGACTGACCGCACTTGTAACAGGTACCTTGTTCCTGCTCTCGCTCGGTTTGCTTCCTGTCATCAAAATGATTCCAGATGGAGCCATTGCTCCGGTGCTCATCATCATTGGCGCACTGATGCTGCAAAATGTACAGAATATCAATCTGAAGGACTTCTCGGAAGGCTTCCCTGCCTTTTTGATCATCGCGATTATCCCGTTGTCCTACAGCATTGTAGATGGAATTGCGTTTGGATTCGTGGCGTATCCGCTCTTGAAGCTCGCATTGGGCAAACGCCGTGAAGTGCCTGCGCTCATGTATGTCATCGCGGGATTGTTCTTGCTGAATCTCATGCTGCCGATCTTCGCATAA
- a CDS encoding chitobiase/beta-hexosaminidase C-terminal domain-containing protein, protein MLKKRGITSRWPKLALIAAVMMGTVLPTGWIPQAKAERADHVVISEVYGGGGNSGAHYKNDFIELYNPTDTAVSLVGWSVQYASATGEKWQATNLTGSIAPDGFYLIQQAAGQGGGTELSSPDDTGKTDLSGTKGKVALVSHTTPLTGTDVSSQAGVADMVGFGDANSSEGNSPAPAPSNTTSAQRISDASGIVPNGGNGWDTNNNGNDFITGAPTPKNTQSPVEPPLPTDVTEKPNATELIFDHTDPIQATIRGYVGQGRTIKVYASQPTGTGNDTPLAQQDSDASGLIDLTFTNPDPNAQGVYLTAMEGSKKESASIELRPAVASPAMIQDKVSLQALNGVGELRGEAGAAAGNAILRAYDPQKQPLMLSNKETGTAQANGSFSFTIPNIDQLDHILVTQQTVGAYGKSFESPEVSVTKSAVGLTTIAEARKTPVGTNVIVVGTVTAMFEAGGQNNVYFQDETAGLVLRAPGLTGKVEVGDKIRATGKMNDYYGLAQLEALTNNVEIVQKQAGVPNPQVVTSTDFATATGEALEGKLVTVKVVTVKSVSSGNYTLEDQHGTFVSRPDASLLLPVNKSYAAITGVVNYDRNVYKLVPRTVADLVEDENKVPMVTASPAGPMVTKGTNVTLTTTMADATIFYTVDGSTPGRGSIKYTGPIQIDTDTTLSAIAVKDGYTDSNIATFRYVIQKDNIRIHDIQGTSHRSPMTDGTVTNIPGIVTAIVKSGSNVQGFYMQDPQPDADPFTSEGIYVYEPKAAVAPGDEVTVSGTVKEYVPSNRAGTDLTQTQIDATSYAVVNPAKGLPDPLILGKDNYEYPKGIIDNDSLGKFDPDQDGIDFWESLEGMLVQIENPIVVGETKTFTNPRATEFVVIDDQAHPNQPRTPAGGVVLEANDFHPERITVSDKLESITGEVKVGDKFDGPLVGIIDYSFANYKLFHTRAFTVQPSHYEQPVTSISPKEDKLTIASYNIENFSAKTDSAKINRIAETIVDNMKAPDIVGVVEMQDDNGPTDNGQTDATQSADALIKAIANKNGPTYRYIDIAPQNNQDGGQPGGNIRVGFFYNPERVQLAAGTPGGATDAVQIETRDGIAHLSHNPGRVDPTNAAFASSRKPLAAEFIFQGEPVIVIANHFNSKGGDQALFGKDQPPQLVSEVQRMKIARVLNNFVKEIHAAEAKANVVVLGDLNDFPFSNPVQELADGVLTNMVEKLPKGEQYTYVYQGNSQVLDQILVSNHLKDDTKVDIVHINAGLTESEGRVSDHNPVLVQLDLKDRGTPEKTAQEVAESITQLTQPAAGETRLKLPEVPTGFTITIKSSSDPAVIALDGKITPTYRQTNVDLVLEVTRASDQSTAETKVLTVQVPAKPDSPPPVTPPDRTPTPDSQRELNKQAAQVISSSNGENAILGQVDQVLSHLEKLLDAKQWTPTEKWETVTDTITTVLEAVTEQAERGIISEETLQDVTKSFLDKAFDPLTEDGIEDEEIARLALASLTSLAKTALEPLDEKDISKEVAKHVRTLAGELLKKLGTVVIEDGDEIKADDEQVDELLDVLGEFMKAIESVKEKIGFAPVLFVQVKEGDDDASDTRSRKGESADPTVTLEQQLVEQLKEKEVGIRVTLDSEAWVEVPGTYFAAQRAREFALALTQANGNGWKGVPNPGEAYQLQVWSNGKKVTNLGKTGFTLGLPVAEDASEKLQAYSYRSNMWRAATGLKGKAIQVTKEDDLGSFTVTTAATYVVGESALKRIEIEPKSLKLAQGEEAQLKVKAILGNDAEEDVTEAAGIEFTSSKPEQVEVDESGRILVLDDAKPGTRVTITISYAGKTAKVTVTVKSN, encoded by the coding sequence ATGTTGAAAAAAAGAGGGATTACTTCCAGATGGCCAAAGTTGGCGTTAATAGCCGCGGTCATGATGGGAACTGTTTTACCGACCGGGTGGATACCACAGGCAAAAGCCGAGCGGGCTGATCATGTGGTGATCAGTGAGGTGTATGGGGGTGGGGGGAATTCAGGTGCCCATTACAAGAATGACTTCATTGAATTGTATAACCCGACAGACACGGCTGTTTCGCTAGTAGGGTGGTCAGTTCAGTATGCTTCTGCTACGGGTGAGAAATGGCAGGCAACTAATTTGACTGGAAGCATTGCCCCCGATGGATTTTATTTGATTCAGCAAGCGGCAGGACAAGGTGGAGGGACAGAACTCTCTTCTCCTGATGATACTGGAAAGACTGATTTGTCAGGTACGAAAGGGAAAGTCGCTCTCGTCAGCCATACAACACCTTTAACTGGAACAGATGTATCCTCACAAGCAGGTGTTGCTGATATGGTTGGATTTGGTGATGCCAATTCATCTGAGGGCAACTCACCAGCACCAGCTCCCTCGAATACGACCAGTGCCCAACGCATTAGCGACGCCAGCGGCATTGTGCCGAACGGAGGAAATGGCTGGGATACCAATAACAACGGCAACGATTTTATTACAGGGGCACCTACCCCGAAAAACACCCAAAGCCCGGTAGAACCGCCGCTACCAACAGATGTGACCGAAAAGCCGAATGCCACAGAACTCATTTTTGATCATACGGATCCTATCCAAGCAACAATTCGCGGCTATGTCGGTCAAGGGCGGACTATTAAGGTTTATGCGAGTCAGCCTACCGGAACAGGTAACGACACTCCTTTGGCACAGCAAGATTCGGATGCTTCCGGACTGATCGACCTGACTTTTACCAATCCCGATCCAAATGCACAGGGAGTCTATCTCACGGCAATGGAAGGCAGCAAGAAGGAAAGCGCGAGCATTGAGCTGAGGCCAGCGGTAGCAAGCCCAGCTATGATCCAGGATAAAGTCAGCCTGCAAGCATTGAACGGTGTGGGCGAGCTGCGTGGAGAAGCAGGTGCGGCAGCAGGGAATGCGATACTGCGTGCATACGATCCACAAAAACAACCGCTAATGCTTAGTAACAAAGAAACTGGAACGGCACAGGCAAATGGGTCATTTTCCTTTACGATTCCAAACATCGACCAGTTGGATCATATCCTCGTAACGCAGCAAACAGTTGGGGCATATGGCAAGTCGTTTGAGAGCCCGGAAGTTAGCGTCACCAAGTCAGCCGTAGGTTTGACGACGATTGCTGAAGCAAGAAAAACCCCGGTTGGGACGAACGTGATTGTCGTCGGAACGGTGACCGCGATGTTTGAAGCGGGCGGACAAAACAACGTGTACTTCCAAGATGAGACGGCAGGACTCGTACTTCGTGCGCCAGGGCTGACTGGCAAAGTTGAGGTAGGAGACAAGATCCGAGCTACCGGAAAAATGAATGATTATTATGGACTTGCTCAACTCGAAGCACTCACCAATAACGTGGAAATCGTGCAAAAGCAAGCAGGTGTGCCTAACCCGCAAGTTGTGACTTCCACTGATTTTGCAACTGCTACAGGAGAGGCATTGGAAGGCAAACTGGTAACCGTGAAGGTGGTTACTGTCAAATCAGTATCAAGCGGCAACTATACGCTGGAGGATCAGCACGGTACGTTTGTGTCTCGACCGGATGCCTCTCTTCTGCTACCAGTGAACAAGAGCTATGCAGCTATTACAGGCGTGGTGAACTACGACCGCAATGTATACAAGCTGGTGCCGCGCACTGTTGCCGATCTTGTCGAGGACGAGAATAAAGTCCCGATGGTCACAGCGAGCCCAGCTGGTCCTATGGTGACAAAAGGAACAAATGTCACGCTCACAACGACGATGGCTGACGCTACGATCTTCTATACGGTAGATGGTTCAACGCCCGGCAGAGGAAGCATCAAGTATACGGGACCGATCCAGATTGATACGGATACGACACTTTCAGCCATAGCCGTCAAGGATGGTTACACAGACAGCAATATAGCGACCTTCCGCTATGTGATTCAAAAAGATAACATTCGTATCCATGACATTCAAGGAACCTCGCACCGCTCACCGATGACGGATGGAACGGTGACCAATATTCCAGGAATCGTCACGGCTATCGTCAAAAGCGGCAGTAATGTACAAGGCTTTTATATGCAAGACCCGCAACCGGACGCAGACCCATTTACCTCTGAAGGCATTTACGTTTACGAGCCAAAAGCAGCGGTCGCCCCTGGCGATGAAGTAACTGTGAGTGGTACCGTCAAGGAATATGTACCATCGAACAGGGCGGGTACAGACCTCACTCAAACGCAAATTGATGCAACCTCGTACGCCGTTGTAAATCCAGCAAAGGGACTCCCAGACCCACTCATCTTGGGCAAAGACAACTACGAATATCCGAAAGGAATTATCGACAACGACAGTCTCGGCAAATTCGATCCAGACCAAGACGGCATCGACTTCTGGGAAAGCCTCGAAGGCATGCTGGTACAAATCGAAAATCCAATCGTGGTTGGCGAAACCAAGACGTTTACCAATCCACGCGCAACGGAGTTTGTCGTCATCGATGATCAAGCCCATCCGAATCAGCCACGTACGCCAGCCGGCGGAGTGGTGCTGGAAGCCAATGATTTTCACCCTGAGCGCATCACGGTATCGGACAAACTCGAATCGATTACCGGAGAAGTAAAAGTCGGCGACAAATTTGACGGCCCGCTGGTAGGTATCATTGATTACAGCTTTGCGAACTACAAGCTGTTCCATACACGAGCGTTTACGGTACAGCCAAGCCATTATGAGCAGCCAGTGACAAGTATTTCCCCAAAAGAAGACAAGCTGACAATCGCTTCGTACAACATCGAGAATTTCTCGGCAAAAACCGATTCTGCCAAAATCAATCGCATCGCCGAGACGATTGTAGACAACATGAAAGCGCCGGATATTGTCGGAGTGGTGGAAATGCAGGACGATAATGGCCCGACGGACAATGGGCAAACAGATGCTACGCAGTCTGCGGACGCATTGATCAAAGCAATAGCAAACAAAAACGGACCGACTTACCGATACATCGATATTGCACCACAGAACAATCAGGATGGTGGACAGCCAGGAGGAAACATCCGTGTCGGCTTCTTCTACAACCCAGAACGGGTACAGCTGGCAGCAGGAACGCCAGGTGGTGCGACTGATGCGGTGCAAATCGAGACACGAGATGGTATAGCGCATTTGTCACACAATCCAGGACGGGTAGATCCGACCAACGCGGCGTTTGCTTCGAGCCGTAAGCCACTGGCAGCAGAGTTCATTTTCCAGGGCGAGCCAGTCATTGTCATAGCCAACCATTTCAACTCCAAGGGTGGAGATCAAGCGCTGTTTGGAAAAGATCAGCCGCCACAGCTGGTGAGTGAAGTACAGCGCATGAAAATTGCCCGTGTGCTAAATAACTTTGTAAAAGAAATCCATGCAGCGGAAGCGAAAGCAAATGTTGTGGTGCTGGGCGATCTCAACGATTTCCCGTTTTCGAATCCGGTGCAGGAATTGGCAGATGGCGTTTTGACCAATATGGTCGAGAAACTGCCGAAGGGTGAGCAGTATACGTACGTGTACCAAGGGAACTCCCAAGTCTTGGATCAAATTTTGGTCAGCAACCACTTGAAGGATGACACAAAGGTTGACATCGTTCACATCAACGCTGGCTTGACCGAGAGCGAGGGACGTGTGAGTGATCATAATCCCGTCCTTGTCCAACTGGACTTGAAGGATCGTGGTACGCCGGAAAAAACAGCACAAGAAGTCGCGGAAAGCATTACGCAGCTCACACAGCCCGCAGCGGGTGAGACCCGTTTGAAGCTGCCAGAAGTACCTACAGGCTTTACTATCACGATCAAGTCGTCTAGTGATCCAGCAGTCATTGCGCTGGATGGCAAAATCACGCCGACATATCGCCAGACGAATGTAGACCTAGTTTTGGAGGTCACGCGAGCATCTGATCAATCTACAGCAGAAACGAAAGTATTGACCGTACAGGTTCCAGCCAAGCCGGATTCACCACCGCCAGTTACGCCGCCGGACAGAACACCGACACCAGACTCGCAGCGTGAGTTGAACAAGCAAGCAGCTCAAGTGATCTCCTCAAGTAACGGGGAGAACGCCATTTTGGGTCAGGTGGATCAAGTACTCAGCCATTTGGAAAAACTTCTGGATGCCAAGCAATGGACGCCGACGGAGAAATGGGAGACAGTCACGGATACGATCACGACTGTACTCGAGGCAGTAACCGAGCAGGCTGAGCGAGGAATTATCAGTGAAGAGACACTCCAAGATGTGACGAAGAGCTTTTTGGACAAAGCATTTGACCCGCTCACTGAAGATGGCATCGAGGATGAAGAGATTGCCCGCCTGGCACTTGCCTCTTTGACGAGTTTGGCGAAAACAGCGCTGGAGCCGCTCGATGAAAAGGATATTTCCAAAGAGGTAGCCAAGCATGTCCGAACATTGGCAGGAGAGCTCTTGAAAAAGCTTGGCACTGTCGTCATAGAAGATGGGGATGAAATCAAGGCAGATGACGAACAAGTAGATGAGCTTCTGGACGTACTCGGGGAATTCATGAAGGCAATCGAGTCCGTGAAAGAAAAGATCGGCTTTGCTCCTGTGCTGTTCGTTCAGGTGAAAGAAGGCGATGACGATGCGAGCGACACGCGTTCTCGCAAGGGAGAATCCGCTGATCCGACGGTGACCCTGGAACAGCAACTCGTTGAACAATTAAAGGAAAAAGAGGTAGGCATTCGCGTAACCTTGGACAGCGAAGCATGGGTTGAGGTGCCTGGCACATATTTTGCCGCTCAGCGTGCAAGAGAATTTGCCCTCGCTCTGACACAAGCAAACGGGAACGGGTGGAAAGGTGTGCCGAACCCTGGCGAAGCGTATCAATTGCAAGTGTGGAGCAACGGTAAAAAAGTGACAAATCTCGGCAAAACAGGCTTTACACTTGGTCTGCCAGTCGCCGAGGACGCAAGCGAAAAGCTCCAGGCGTATTCGTACCGTAGCAATATGTGGAGAGCAGCTACTGGACTCAAGGGTAAAGCGATCCAGGTGACGAAGGAAGATGATTTGGGTAGCTTTACAGTAACAACGGCGGCAACTTATGTCGTCGGAGAGAGTGCCCTGAAAAGGATCGAGATCGAGCCGAAATCTCTCAAGCTAGCCCAAGGAGAGGAAGCACAACTCAAGGTGAAGGCGATCCTCGGTAATGATGCAGAAGAGGACGTTACCGAAGCAGCGGGTATCGAGTTCACATCAAGCAAGCCCGAACAGGTAGAGGTGGATGAGTCTGGACGTATTCTTGTCTTGGATGATGCCAAACCAGGGACAAGAGTGACCATCACGATCAGCTACGCTGGCAAGACAGCGAAGGTAACTGTCACGGTTAAGAGCAATTGA